AACATGAGCCAAAGATGATCGTCGCGGGTTTCTCAGCCTATTCGCGAGTACTCGATTTCGCTCGTTTTCGGGCGATCGCGGACCGTGTCGGCGCCTATCTGTTCGTCGATATGGCGCACGTCGCCGGACTGGTCGCAGCCGGGCTGTATCCGAATCCGCTGCCATTCGCCGACATCGTCACGACGACGACCCACAAGACATTGCGCGGCCCGCGCGGCGGCCTCATCCTGGCGAGAGCCAACGAAGAGATCGAAAAGAAACTCAATTCGATGGTCTTTCCAGGCACCCAGGGCGGCCCGTTGATGCATGTGATTGCAGCAAAGGCTGTCGCGTTCAAGGAAGCGCTCGGCGCGGAGTTCGTCGATTACCAGAAGGAGACGCTGGCGAATGCGCGCGCGATGGTCACGGTATTCATCGAGCGCGGCTACGACGTGGTGTCCGGCGGCACCGACGATCACCTGTTCCTCGTGAGCCTGGTCTCGAAGGGGATCACCGGCAAGGATGCGGATGCCGCATTGGGCCGCGCGCACATTACCGTCAACAAGAATACGGTGCCCAACGATCCGCAATCGCCATTCGTGACGAGCGGTATTCGGATCGGCACGCCGGCCATCACGACGCGCGGATTCAGGCAAGCCGAAGCGGTGCAGACAGCGGCACTGATCTGCGACGTGCTCGACAACCTCGGCGACGCGCAAGTCGAGGAGCGGGTCCGCAAACAGGTGGCGCAACTGTGTGCTCGCTTTCCCGTGTATCTGGGACTCTGAGAGAAAACCATGAACGTCAGCACCTTCGATCTCTTCAAGATTGGCATCGGGCCATCGAGTTCTCACACGGTGGGCCCGATGATCGCGGCCTGCCGGTTCGCCTCACGGATGCGCGATGGCGGCACGCTTGATCGCGTTCACGCGATTCGCGCCGACCTGTTTGGCTCGCTGGGTGCAACGGGCAAGGGCCACGGCACCGATAAAGCCGTGCTGCTCGGGCTCGAGGGAAACCTGCCCGATACGATTGATCCCGACTACGTCGAGCAGCGCCTCGCGCAGATACGTGCGTCGAAATCGCTTGAGATTGCGGGTGTCCAGCGGATCGACTTCGATGAGAAGTTGCAACTGACGTTCCTGCGTCGCGAGGTGTTGCCGTTTCACCCGAACGGCATGCGCTTTACCGCATTCGATAAACAGGGCGCGGTGATCGACGAGCAGGCCTATTACTCGGTCGGCGGAGGCTTTGTTGTCGATGATGCGGGGGATCGTCTGAACGGTGCGCACGGCAAGAAACAGGTTCCCTATCCGTTCAAAACCGGTGTGGACCTGCTGCGCCTTTGCGGAGAGAGTGGTCTGTCGATCGCGCAGATCATGCTCGAAAACGAGTCGACATGGCGGCCGTCGCATGTCGTGTGCGAGCAGCTCCTGACGATCCGCAATGTGATGGCCGCCGCGATTGCGCGCGGTTGTTCGATAGAAGGCGCATTGCCCGGTCCGCTGAAAGTCAAGCGGCGCGCGGCGCAACTGTATCGCCAGTTGAAGTCGCAATCAGAAGAAAGTCTGCGCGATCCGCTGTCGATGATCGACTGGATCAACCTGTACGCAATGGCGGTGAACGAGGAAAACGCCGCTGGCGGGCGCATCGTGACCGCACCGACTAATGGCGCCGCCGGGATCATCCCGGCCGTGCTGCAGTACTACATGAAGTTCGTGCCGGGTGCGAACGATGATGGCGCGGTGACCTTTCTGCTGACCGCGTCCGCGATCGGCCTGCTCTACAAGGAGAATGCGTCGATCTCCGGTGCGGAAGTCGGTTGTCAGGGCGAAGTCGGCGTGGCGTGTTCGATGGCCGCTGCGGCGCTTGCAGCCGTGATGGGCGGGTCGCCGGAACAGGTCGAAAACGCCGCCGAAATTGGCATGGAACACAACCTGGGCATGACCTGCGATCCAGTTGGCGGTCTTGTTCAGATTCCGTGCATCGAGCGTAACGCGATGGGCGCAGTCAAGGCTGTGAACGCCGCACGCATGGCACTGCGCGGCAACGGTAAGCACTACGTGTCGCTGGATAAGGTCATCAAGACGATGCGTGAGACAGGCGCCGATATGAAGACCAAGTACAAGGAAACCTCGCGCGGGGGCCTCGCGGTCAACGTGATCGAGTGTTGAGGAGACAGATGATGAACCGGTATTCGATATTCAGTTTGTTGCGCAACGGGTTGTCGTATCACGAGAACTGGGAGCGCGCATGGAAGAGCCCCGAGCCGAAGAAAGAGTACGACGTGGTGATTGTCGGTGGCGGCGGGCACGGTCTCGCGACGGCGTACTACCTCGCGAAGGAACTCGGGGTGCGTAACATTGCGGTCCTGGAAAAGGGCTGGATTGGTGGCGGCAATACCGCGCGCAATACAACGATCGTGCGCTCGAACTATCTGTGGGACGAGTCGGCCGCCCTGTATGAAAAGGCTCTGCAACTGTGGGAAGGCCTTTCGCAGGACATCAACTATAACGTGATGTTCAGCCAGCGAGGTGTGATGAACCTCGCGCATACCCTGCAGGACGTGCGCGACACCGAGCGACGCGTCAACGCGAACCGGCTGAACGGCGTCGATGCGGAATTCCTCACGCCGGCACAGATCAAGGAGATCGTGCCGGTGATCAATCTTCAGAGTCGCTATCCGGTGCTGGGTGCATCGTTTCAGCGTCGGGCTGGCGTTGCGCGACACGACGCCGTGGCGTGGGGCTATGCGCGCGGCGCCGACCAGCACGGCGTCGATATCATCCAGAACTGTGGCGTGACAGGCATTCGCCGCGCCAATGGCGCCGTGGTCGGCGTCGATACCGTCAAAGGCTTCATCAAGGCGAAGAAGGTCGCGGTGGTCGCAGCAGGCAACAGCAGCGTACTCGCGGAGATGGCCGGAATCCGCCTGCCGCTTGAGAGCCATCCGCTGCAGGCGCTTGTTTCCGAGCCGATCAAGCCGATCGTCAATACGGTGATCATGTCCAACGCGGTGCACGCGTACATCAGTCAGTCGGACAAGGGCGATCTGGTGATCGGAGCCGGCGTGGACCAGTACACCGGCTATGGACAGCGCGGTAGTTTCCACACCATTGAAGGCACGCTGCAGGCCATCGTCGAAATGTTCCCGGTGTTCTCGCGCGTGCGAATGAACCGGCAGTGGGGCGGGATCGTCGATGTGTCGCCCGATGCCTGTCCCATCGTCAGCAAGACTGACGTGAAAGGACTGTACTTTAACTGCGGCTGGGGAACGGGTGGCTTCAAGGCTACGCCGGGTTCGGGCTGGGCCTTCGCGCACACGATTGCCAACGATTCACCGCATCCGCTGAATGCGCCATTCTCGCTGGACCGGTTCTATACCGGCCATCTGATCGACGAACACGGCGCAGCAGCGGTCGCGCACTAACCAGGGAGAGATCCATGTTGCTCATTCAATGCCCCTGGTGCGGGCCGCGCGCCGAGTCCGAATTCTCGTACGGCGGCGAAGCCGAGATCGTGCGTCCGCTCGACACCGAGAAGCTGACCGACCGCGAATGGGGCGAGTACCTGTTCATGCGCAAGAACACGCGTGGGCTGCACCGCGAACAGTGGAATCATGCGCAGGGATGCCGCCGCTGGTTCAATGCCGAACGTGACACCGTGACGTACGCATTCAAATCGGTCAGCAAGATAGGCGGTCCGAAAGAAGGAGAATTAGCATGACACAACAGAACCGTCTGCCGTCGGGCGGGCGCATCAATCGCGCGATCCCGCTCACGTTTACCTTCAACGGCAAAACCTATCAGGGCTTTCAGGGCGACACGCTGGCATCCGCGCTGCTTGCCAACGACGTTCATTTCGTAGCCCGCAGTTTCAAATATCACCGCCCGCGCGGCATTGTGACCGCGGGCGTCGAGGAGCCGAACGCGCTGGTACAGCTCGAACGCGGCGCGCATACCATTCCGAATGCGCGTGCAACGGAGGTCGAGCTTTATCAGGGACTCGACGCGACGAGCGTCAACGCCGAGCCGAGTCTCGAACACGATCGCATGGCGATCAACCAGAAATTTGCCCGCTTCATGCCGGCCGGCTTCTACTACAAAACCTTCATGTGGCCGAAAAGCTTCTGGCCAAAATATGAGGAGCGCATTCGCCATGCCGCGGGTCTGGGCAAGTCGCCTGAGGTCAAGGACACAAGCCGCTACGACAAGCGCTTTGCGCATTGTGATGTGCTGGTCGTCGGTGCGGGTCCGGCAGGACTGGCTGCGGCGCGAACGGCCAGCGCGAGTGGCGCCCGGGTCATTCTGGTTGACGATCAACCGGAACTGGGTGGAAGCCTGCTGTCGGGCGCTGAGAGGGTCGACGGCAAGCCGGTCGCCGACTGGGTGCGCACGATCGAGGCCGAGCTTTCAGCTATGGCGGAGGTGACAGTCCTGAGCCGAAGTACCGCGTTTGGCTATCAGGATCACAACCTCGTCACAGTCACACAACGTCTGACCGACCATTTGCCCGTTTGTACACGGGGCGGCACGCGCGAGCGGTTGTGGAAGATTCGCGCGAAGAAGGTAATCCTCGCGACCGGTGCCCATGAGCGGCCGCTGGTATTTGGCAACAACGACCTGCCTGGCATCATGCTCGCATCGGCGATCTCGACTTACATCAATCGTTACGGTGTTCTGCCAGGGCGGCGAGCGGTCGTTTTCACAAATAATGACGAGGGCTATCGCGCTGCACTCGATCTCAAAATGCACGGGGCAGACGTGACGGTTGTCGATCCTCGCGGCGCCAGCGCGGGCGCACTGCCGCAACAGGCTGCGCGCAGCGGAGTTGCCATTGCCAACAACGCCGTGGTGATCGACGCCGGCGGCAAGGAACGCGTGCGCAACGTCACAATTGCCCGCTATGCAGAGGGCCGCGTCGGCGCGCGTATCGCCAGGCTCGGATGCGATCTGGTGGGTATGTCGGGCGGCTGGAATCCGGTTTTGCACCTCTTCGCGCAGTCAGGCGGCAAGGCACTGTGGAACGACGACAGGGCGTGCTTCATGCCGGGCGCTGGCGTGCAGGAAGAGTGCAGCGTCGGCGCCGCACGGGGCGCGTTCCAGCTACCGGAGGCGCTTGAGGACGGCGTGGCGGCCGGCAAGCGGGCGGCTCTGTTTGCAGGACTGCCTGATCCTGCCGTTCCGGGCTGGCAGGCCAAAGCATCGAATGAAACGCCGCTGCTGCCGCTTTGGCTGGTCGCAGCACGGGGGCACGGCTCGCGCGGGCCGAAGCGGTTCGTCGATTTCCAGAATGATGTGTCGGCGGCAGACATCCTGCTCGCCGCGCGCGAAGGCTACCACTCGGTCGAGCACGTGAAGCGCTATACCGCGATGGGTTTTGGCACCGATCAGGGCAAGCTCGGCAACATCAACGGCATGGCAATTCTCGCCGGCGCCCTTGGCAAGACGATTCCTGAAACCGGCACGACGACATTCCGGCCGAATTACACGCCGGTCACGTTCGGCACCATTGCCGGGCGCGAACTCGGGGATTTCCTCGATCCGGTTCGCAAGACCTGCATCCATCCGTGGCACGAAGCACATGGTGCGCAGTTCGAGGACGTGGGCAACTGGAAGCGCCCGTGGTACTACCCGAAGAACGGCGAAGACTTGCACGCGGCCGTCGCACGCGAATGCCTGGCTGTCCGCAACAGCGTCGGCATTCTGGATGCGTCGACACTCGGCAAGATTGATATTCAGGGGCCGGATGCAGCCACGCTGCTCAACTGGATGTACACGAACCCGTGGAGCAAGCTGGAAGTCGGCAAGTGCCGCTACGGGCTGATGCTCGACGAGAACGGCATGGTCTTCGACGACGGCGTGACAGTGCGCCTTGGCGAGCAGCACTACATGATGACGACGACCACGGGCGGCGCCGCGAGGGTACTGAACTGGATGGAGCGCTGGCTGCAGACGGAGTGGCCGGATCTCAACGTGCATCTCGCGTCAGTGACCGATCACTGGGCGACATTTGCCGTGGTGGGGCCGAACAGTCGAAAGGTACTTCAGAAGGTCTGCAAGGACATTGACTTCGCGAATGCCGCTTTCCCGTTCATGACGTATCGCAACGGTACCGTCGCTGGCACGGCTGCGCGGGTCATGCGCATCAGTTTCTCTGGCGAACTGGCTTATGAAGTCAACGTGCCCGCGAACTTCGGGCGTGGCGTGTGGGAAGCGGTGATGAGCGCCGGCCGCGAGTTCGACATCACGCCGTATGGCACCGAGACCATGCACGTGCTGCGTGCGGAGAAAGGCTACATCATCGTCGGGCAGGACACGGATGGATCGGTGACGCCGTTCGACCTCGGCATGGGCGGCATGGTCGCCAAAAAAGATTGCCTCGGCAAGCGCTCGCTGTCGCGCTCGGATACGCAGCGTGAGGACCGCAAGCAACTAGTCGGGTTGAAGACAGTGGACCCGCGCATCCAATTGACCGAAGGCGCGCAGATCGTCGCGACGCCGGCGGTGCAGGGGATCGCACCGATGCTGGGTCACGTGACGTCGAGCTACCAGAGCCCGATCCTGCAGCGGTCGATCGCGCTCGCCGTGCTTAAAGGCGGCCTCGGCAAAATCGGCGAGCGCGTGTTCGTGTCGATGTCGGCGACGCGTTGTGTGGAAGCCGAAGTGTGCAGTCCTGTTTTCTACGATCCGCAAGGGGTACGTCAGCGTGTTGAATGATCTGATTCAGGAATCGCCGCTCATCGCGATCGAAGCGAACATCGCGGCGGCGGCGGCGTCGGGCGGCGTGGCGGGCCGCTTCCAGTTGACCGAGCGGCCGTTCGGGACGCTCGTCACGTTGCGCGGCGCAGGTGCCGCATTCGAGGCGCCTGTAGCGCGCGCATTGGGCTTTGCGCTGCCGCAACGCGCTGGCGGCTGCGTCACGGTGGGGGAGCGCGCCGCGCTGTGGATGGGGCCGGACGAGTGGCTGATCTATTCCACCCAGGACATGGGCGCCGATCTCGAACGGCTGTTGCGTGCCAGCCTCCATGGCCAACACCACGCGGTAGTGGATGTCAGCAGCGGTTATACGGTGATCGATATCGCCGGCTCGACGGTGCGCGATGTGCTGGCGAGCGGCTGTCCGCTCGATCTGCATCGGCGTGTGTTCGGCGACGGACAGTGCGCGCAGACGCACTTCTTCAAGGCCGGCATCACGCTGTGCCGTACCGGCGACGACCGGTTCCAGGTCATCGTGCGACGCAGCTTTGCCGAATATTGCGCACTGATGCTGCTCGATGCGGCAAAGCCGTATCTTGCGTAGCACGCGCGCGGGTTGTTACGCCCGCCATAAAGAGGAGATCCTTCGATGAAACATGCAGAAGCGGGACCGACGGTCGAATGGGACGTTGTGATCGATGAGTTGCGCGTGCAGACGCGGATCGGGATCCATGACCACGAACGCGCGCCGCAACCGGTTGTGATCGACGCCGTGCTGCATTGCCGCGCCGAGGCACTACCGGATCACATCGATGCGTGCCTCGACTACGACGCGTTCTGCCGGATACTGCGCGCATACCTCGAAGACCAGACACATACGGACCTGGTCGAGCGACTCGCCGCCGATCTGCTGACGTTGACGTTCGACCGTTTCACGGTGCTCGACGACGCGGTGCTCACGCTTTACAAGCCGCACGCAGTGCGCTCGGCTGAGCGGGTGGGCGTACGTCTGCGCTGGAGTCGTCGTGACTATCTGCGCTGGCGCGCCCACCCGGCCGCGGCACACGTCACCGAAGCCTGGTACGCCTGACACATCCAGCACACGGAGTAACCATGACTGAAAACACTACGAAGCGCACGGTTCGGGCGCCTCAGTTCGCGCTGACCGTCACCTGTGCCAGTGCGCCTGGACAGGTCGCGGCGCTGGTGCGATTTCTCGATGAGCGGGGCTGTTATATCGACGAATTTGACGTGTTTGACGATGACACTACGGCCCGCTTTTTCGTGCGCTGCATTTTTCACGCGGCATCCGCACAGCAGCTGGATGTCGCATCGCTGCGTGGCGAGTTCGCGGTGGTCGCCGGACGCTTCGATATGGTCTGGGCGATTCACGACATGTCGGTGAAACCCCGGGTACTGATCATGGTGTCGAAGTTCGATCATTGCCTGGCCGACCTGCTGTTCCGGTGGCGCATGGACGAACTCAGGATGGACATCGTCGCGATCGTGTCCAATCACCCGGATCTTGAGCCGCTGGCTGTCCCCAACGGCATCACCTGGCACCATTTGCCGGTGACCGCCGACACGAAGCCGCAGCAGGAAGCCCAGTTACTAACCCTGATCGAACGGACCGGCGCGGAACTGGTCATCCTTGCACGCTACATGCAGGTGCTGTCCCCCGGGCTGAGCGCATCCCTCGCCGGACGCGCAATCAACATTCACCACTCGTTCCTGCCGGGCTTCAAGGGTGCGAAGCCATATCACCAGGCACATGCACGCGGGGTGAAGCTGATCGGCGCGACCGCGCATTTCGTCACCGACGATCTCGACGAAGGGCCGATCATCGAGCAGGTCGTGGAACGCGTCACTCACGCCTATGGCCCCGACCGGCTGCTTGCGACAGGACGTGATGTGGAGTGCCTCGCGCTGGCGCGCGCCGTCAAGCTTTTTACCGAGCATCGAATTTTCATCAACGGCAACTGCACCGTCGTGCTTCAGTAAGACTGGCTGCTCCATATTGTCCGGGCATGTCGCGGATGTTGAAAACGCGGAGCAATCTGGCGCATGCAGAATCTGCCAGGTCTGGGCCCAAGCTGGCCCGTGCGCATCGACGCATTACTGCTGACGCGTCGGCATCTGCCGTTTCACAAGAGGTTGACTACTTTCGGGCATCCAGCGGCATGACTTCGCACTGGATCTGAACCTGTCCAGGTAGCGCGGTCTTTTACCAATCAACGAACAGAACAGCAACTGAGGCGCAAGCTTGCGGTGTTCCTGATCCTGGCAGGTTGGCCGGTATGTGGCTGGGCGCAATTGCTGATCGATGATTCGCGAGCACTGCCGGATGGAGAGCCGATAAAAGGCGAAATGGGCACAACTATTACACGACGTACGGGCTCCTCGACTCGCGCGTATCTGAGTCGTTTCGTTGGGGGATGCCGGTGCGATCCGCATTGTGAACCAACATCGCCGGAGCTGATGCCGAACAGCCGGACCGGATGCGCACGCTGCTGCTCGCCTTGATGCTTTCGTTGGGCAGCGCGATCGCGCTGGGGCTCGCGCGATTCTCTACGCACTGTTGCTCCCCGCGATGAAGAGCGATCCCGGCTGGAGCTTCGCTCAAGCCGGCGCAATGAATACGGCCAACGCATTGGGCTATCTGCCTGGCGCACTGGCCTTTCCGCGCCTATCGCGACGCTGGACACCCGGTGCGCTGTTCATCGCCGGTTGCGTGGTGACGGCGTTGCTGATGGCGGTGAACGGTGTGCTGTCCGATATTCACGCGCTGTTTGCCCAGCGCGTCATAACCGGCGCGCGCAGCGCGTTCATTTTCATCAGCGGTGGCGTGCTGGCGGCCCGGCTCGCGTCGGCGGGGCCGCGCGACGCGAGCCTCGTGCTTAGTCTCTACTACGGCGGCACCGGGTGGGGCATCGTCGTCTCGGCGGTGCTCGTGCCCCTGACGATTCTCAAGTCCTCGCACGGCTGGCAGTTCGCGTGGTTCGCGCTCGCGACCCTGTGCGTGGCGTTTTCGCTGATTTGCGATCGGCGCGGCACGCGTGATCGAAACTGACCATGCAGCGGTTTCGCCGGCAGCGGGTTCGCGCGTCGCGGAGAACCATGCGCCGAGTTGGCCGAGCTTCGGTCTGGCACTGGCCGGCTACGGACTTTTTGGTGTCGGCTATATCGGCTACATGGCGTTTCTCGCTGCGCTGCTGCGCAATGCCGGAATGAGCGCAGCCGTCGTGACTGGCTTCTACATTTTGCTCGGTGCGGCGACTGTCGTGTTGGCGCGGCTCTGGTCCGGGTTGCTCGACCGCATGCGCGGCGGCCAGGCGCTCGCGGTGCTCAACGGGCTGCTCGGGCTCGCGACGCTGCTTCCCGCGGTGTTTACACATCCACTGGTTGCGTTTGCGTCAGGAGTGCTGTTCGGCGCCGCCTTCCTGTCCGCCGTGGCATCGACCACGGCCTTCGTCCGGCACAACCTGCCCGCCAGCCACTGGACCCGGGGGATCAGCCTGTTCACGATCGTCTTCGCGTTCGGGCAGATCTTCGGGCCACTCGCTATCGGCTGGGTGTCCGACGGGGCGGGACTGTCGCGCGGTCTGGTCTACTCCACGCTGCTGCTGGTGACCGGTGCAGTACTGGCGGCGTTTCAGAGGCCATTGCTCGCGCAGGAGTTATGGCCCATTGCGGCATCGGAATCAACGAAAGCAACGACCGGTTGAATCCGCCACTGTAGCCGCTTCAACGCAGCGGGGACGTGGCGACACAGGTAGCCGTAGGCCCGCTCCCCCCTGTCGTGCCAACTGCTGCATTGTCTTTTCTGACGGCTGGATCGCGGCCGCGCCCGCCCGGCTTCACATTGACGGCGCACTTCTTGGCGCGCTGCAAGGTGCTGTGCCGGATCGCAGCGGGCAAAGACCGCAAGCGGTAGCGGAGCGCACTCCGGGCATGCGCCTCTGGTCTTTTTTGAGGGCGCATCGGCTGTGGGCTCCTTGGCAGAGTTCCGAGTTCGCCACCCGCAAATGATTCCCTTAAGGTATTAGATCGTCGTGCTACAAGCGTCAGCCGCCCGGAATTTCGCTCACGGGTGTATACCCGCGATGGCTAAACGGGAAATCACTTTGTCGAATTGGGAAATTTTCGAAAACGCCGAACTCCTACCATCTGCTCACACCCACCGACCATTTTCACCAAGGAGCGAGCGCATGAAACTGGAGAATCTGATTCGAATCGAGAACGGCGAAAAGGTGAAGCACACCTTCTCGGAAGCCGAGTACGCCAGCCGCCAGGGCAAGCTTCGTGATCTGCTGGCGCGCGAGAACATCGACGCCGTGCTGTTCACGTCGTATCACAACCTCAACTACTACGCAGACTTCCTGTACTGCTCGTTCGGCCGTAAATACGGGCTGGTGGTCACGCAGAAAAAGGTCGTGTCGATCTCGGCGAACATCGACGGTGGCCAGCCGTGGCGCCGCACGGTCGGTGACTACAACGTGGTCTACACCGACTGGCAGCGCGACAACTTCTTCCGTGGCGTGCAGCAGGAAATCGAGAACAAGGGGCGTGTGGGCATCGAGTTCGATCATGTGCCGGTCGATGTGCTGGCCAAGCTGAAGGCCGCATTGCCGTCAGTCGAATTCGTCGACATCAGCGCGCAGACGATGCGCATGCGCATGATCAAGTCGGCCGAGGAAATTGCGGTCATCACGCACGGCGCGAATGTCTGCGACGTGGGCGGTGCGGCGCTCGCTGCGGCGGTTCATGAGGGGGTGCCCGAACACGAGGTCGCACTCGCGTCGACCCAGGCGATGGTCCGCGAGATCGCGCGCCGCTTTCCCGATTCGGAACTGATGGACACGTGGACGTGGTTCCAGTCAGGCATCAACACGGACGGCGCGCACAATCCGGTGACGACGCGCAAGGTGCAGAAGGGCGACATTTTGAGCCTGAACTGCTTCTCGATGATCGCCGGCTATTACACCGCACTCGAACGCACGATGTTCTTCGACCACTGCTCTGACGCGCACCTGCGTCTGTGGAAGGTCAACGTCGAAGTGCATGAGGCGGGGCTGAAGCTGATCAAGCCGGGCGCACGCTGCAGCGATATCGCGCACGAACTGAACAAGATCTACGCGGAGTACAACCTGCTGCAGTACCGCACGTTCGGTTATGGCCATTCGTTCGGCGTGCTGTCGCATTACTACGGGCGCGAAGCGGGGCTCGAACTGCGCGAAGACATCGACACGGTGCTTGAGCCGAACATGGTGATTTCGATGGAACCGATGATCATGCTGCCGCAAGGCCTGCCGGGTGCGGGCGGCTATCGCGAGCACGACATCCTGGTGGTCGGCGAGAAGAGTGCGACCAACATTACCGCATTCCCGTACGGTCCGGAGCACAACATCATCAAGGCCTGATACGGCCTTGACTGAACACAGCCTCCGGCTGCGGGGTGGAAGCATCTGCCACCGCCGACACATTCGGTTCGGCTGCGCGACTTCAGCCGAACTGACGATGAGGTTATTGGGTCAGGATGGGACGTCAAAGATCTTGCGCCGGGCTATGCCGTTCGGTACTTTGTCGGGCGGCTGATTTTTATTCCTGCTGGGCGAGCCGTATTGCTTCAGCAGGTCAGAATGGTGAAACGGCCGAAAGAGCTGAAACCAAAAACTCAGCAATCCGCATTCATATTGGGAGACGCCACATGAAGGCATCTATAGCGGTCTGAGCGCTGCGGGCGGGCGGTTCCATCTCGCGGCACTTCCCTGTCTGGTCGCATGGGCGTCGGGTCGAAATCTGGCTATGCGCCCGTAGCGGCGAACCGATCGACACAATAAGTAACGGAGGAGATTCTGATGGAAAAGAGAGTGGTAATTGGAGAACTGGCGTCGCCGGAGTATATGCGCCGTGTGAAGGACGAAGCCCAGCCGATCCTGATCCCGATCGGTGCGCTGGAGCAGCATGGCCCGCATATGTCGATGAATCCCGATGTGCTGCTGCCGGGCGCCGTCGCTGTAGCGGTGGCGCAGCAGATCGGCGCACTGGTGGCGCCGGCTATTGCATACGGCTACAAGTCCCAGCAGAAGAGCGGCGGCGGCAATCACCTGTGCGGCACCACGAGCCTGGACGGCCACACGCTGTCGTCGACGGTCAAGGACATCCTGAAGGAGTTCGCACGGCATGGCGCGCGCAAGATCTGCCTGATCAACGGTCATTTTGAAAACTCGATGTTTGTCG
Above is a genomic segment from Paraburkholderia aromaticivorans containing:
- a CDS encoding sarcosine oxidase subunit alpha family protein, with protein sequence MTQQNRLPSGGRINRAIPLTFTFNGKTYQGFQGDTLASALLANDVHFVARSFKYHRPRGIVTAGVEEPNALVQLERGAHTIPNARATEVELYQGLDATSVNAEPSLEHDRMAINQKFARFMPAGFYYKTFMWPKSFWPKYEERIRHAAGLGKSPEVKDTSRYDKRFAHCDVLVVGAGPAGLAAARTASASGARVILVDDQPELGGSLLSGAERVDGKPVADWVRTIEAELSAMAEVTVLSRSTAFGYQDHNLVTVTQRLTDHLPVCTRGGTRERLWKIRAKKVILATGAHERPLVFGNNDLPGIMLASAISTYINRYGVLPGRRAVVFTNNDEGYRAALDLKMHGADVTVVDPRGASAGALPQQAARSGVAIANNAVVIDAGGKERVRNVTIARYAEGRVGARIARLGCDLVGMSGGWNPVLHLFAQSGGKALWNDDRACFMPGAGVQEECSVGAARGAFQLPEALEDGVAAGKRAALFAGLPDPAVPGWQAKASNETPLLPLWLVAARGHGSRGPKRFVDFQNDVSAADILLAAREGYHSVEHVKRYTAMGFGTDQGKLGNINGMAILAGALGKTIPETGTTTFRPNYTPVTFGTIAGRELGDFLDPVRKTCIHPWHEAHGAQFEDVGNWKRPWYYPKNGEDLHAAVARECLAVRNSVGILDASTLGKIDIQGPDAATLLNWMYTNPWSKLEVGKCRYGLMLDENGMVFDDGVTVRLGEQHYMMTTTTGGAARVLNWMERWLQTEWPDLNVHLASVTDHWATFAVVGPNSRKVLQKVCKDIDFANAAFPFMTYRNGTVAGTAARVMRISFSGELAYEVNVPANFGRGVWEAVMSAGREFDITPYGTETMHVLRAEKGYIIVGQDTDGSVTPFDLGMGGMVAKKDCLGKRSLSRSDTQREDRKQLVGLKTVDPRIQLTEGAQIVATPAVQGIAPMLGHVTSSYQSPILQRSIALAVLKGGLGKIGERVFVSMSATRCVEAEVCSPVFYDPQGVRQRVE
- a CDS encoding sarcosine oxidase subunit delta, which translates into the protein MLLIQCPWCGPRAESEFSYGGEAEIVRPLDTEKLTDREWGEYLFMRKNTRGLHREQWNHAQGCRRWFNAERDTVTYAFKSVSKIGGPKEGELA
- the glyA gene encoding serine hydroxymethyltransferase, producing MFSKEQTIAGFDPELHSAMRLERQRQEDHIELIASENYTSPRVLEAQGSVLTNKYAEGYPGKRYYGGCEHADVVESLAIARAKQLFAADYANVQPHSGSQANAAVYLALLTPGDTILGMSLAHGGHLTHGAKVSFSGKIYNAVQYGVDAKTGLIDYDEVERLAVEHEPKMIVAGFSAYSRVLDFARFRAIADRVGAYLFVDMAHVAGLVAAGLYPNPLPFADIVTTTTHKTLRGPRGGLILARANEEIEKKLNSMVFPGTQGGPLMHVIAAKAVAFKEALGAEFVDYQKETLANARAMVTVFIERGYDVVSGGTDDHLFLVSLVSKGITGKDADAALGRAHITVNKNTVPNDPQSPFVTSGIRIGTPAITTRGFRQAEAVQTAALICDVLDNLGDAQVEERVRKQVAQLCARFPVYLGL
- a CDS encoding sarcosine oxidase subunit gamma yields the protein MLNDLIQESPLIAIEANIAAAAASGGVAGRFQLTERPFGTLVTLRGAGAAFEAPVARALGFALPQRAGGCVTVGERAALWMGPDEWLIYSTQDMGADLERLLRASLHGQHHAVVDVSSGYTVIDIAGSTVRDVLASGCPLDLHRRVFGDGQCAQTHFFKAGITLCRTGDDRFQVIVRRSFAEYCALMLLDAAKPYLA
- a CDS encoding sarcosine oxidase subunit beta family protein yields the protein MNRYSIFSLLRNGLSYHENWERAWKSPEPKKEYDVVIVGGGGHGLATAYYLAKELGVRNIAVLEKGWIGGGNTARNTTIVRSNYLWDESAALYEKALQLWEGLSQDINYNVMFSQRGVMNLAHTLQDVRDTERRVNANRLNGVDAEFLTPAQIKEIVPVINLQSRYPVLGASFQRRAGVARHDAVAWGYARGADQHGVDIIQNCGVTGIRRANGAVVGVDTVKGFIKAKKVAVVAAGNSSVLAEMAGIRLPLESHPLQALVSEPIKPIVNTVIMSNAVHAYISQSDKGDLVIGAGVDQYTGYGQRGSFHTIEGTLQAIVEMFPVFSRVRMNRQWGGIVDVSPDACPIVSKTDVKGLYFNCGWGTGGFKATPGSGWAFAHTIANDSPHPLNAPFSLDRFYTGHLIDEHGAAAVAH
- a CDS encoding dihydroneopterin aldolase, which gives rise to MKHAEAGPTVEWDVVIDELRVQTRIGIHDHERAPQPVVIDAVLHCRAEALPDHIDACLDYDAFCRILRAYLEDQTHTDLVERLAADLLTLTFDRFTVLDDAVLTLYKPHAVRSAERVGVRLRWSRRDYLRWRAHPAAAHVTEAWYA
- a CDS encoding L-serine ammonia-lyase, producing the protein MNVSTFDLFKIGIGPSSSHTVGPMIAACRFASRMRDGGTLDRVHAIRADLFGSLGATGKGHGTDKAVLLGLEGNLPDTIDPDYVEQRLAQIRASKSLEIAGVQRIDFDEKLQLTFLRREVLPFHPNGMRFTAFDKQGAVIDEQAYYSVGGGFVVDDAGDRLNGAHGKKQVPYPFKTGVDLLRLCGESGLSIAQIMLENESTWRPSHVVCEQLLTIRNVMAAAIARGCSIEGALPGPLKVKRRAAQLYRQLKSQSEESLRDPLSMIDWINLYAMAVNEENAAGGRIVTAPTNGAAGIIPAVLQYYMKFVPGANDDGAVTFLLTASAIGLLYKENASISGAEVGCQGEVGVACSMAAAALAAVMGGSPEQVENAAEIGMEHNLGMTCDPVGGLVQIPCIERNAMGAVKAVNAARMALRGNGKHYVSLDKVIKTMRETGADMKTKYKETSRGGLAVNVIEC